From Abyssibius alkaniclasticus:
GTCGACATAATCGGGGTTGTGCGGGGCGAAATGTGTGCCGATCGGCGTGCCATAGCCAAACATCGCCCCATCAATGATGGCCTGACGGTCTATCGCATGTGCAATCGCCTCGCGCACCAGCACATTGTCCAGCGGGGGCTGGGCGTTGTTCATGGCCAGAATGGTTTCCCCCTCGGTTGAGCCGACGATGACCGAAAAGCGCGGGTCGGCAGCGAATTGCGCCAGGTTCTCGGGGGCCGGAAAAACCGGAAACGCATCGATATCGCCAGCCATGAGTGCGGCATAGGCGGCGCTCGGGTCAGAGATGTATTTGATTGTCGCGCTCTCCAGCATTGCCGGTGTGCCCCAGTAATTCGGGTTGCGGTTAAGCGTGATCTGATCGCCCTGCACCCAGTTGCCGAACACAAAGGCACCGGTGCCGTTCGGCGCGGTCTTGAGCTGGTCTTCCGTGGCTTCCTCGGGCAGGATGACCGCATCGCCCCAGGCCATGTTGAACAGGAAGGCGCCGGTTGGCTGGCTCAGCGTGACCTGCACGGTCAGTTCATCCAGCGCCTCGACGCTTGCAATGGCGGCAAACAGGCCCTTTTGCGCATTGGTGCTGTCTTCGGCGCGCGCGCGGTCGAGCGAAAAGACCACATCGGCGGCGTTCATGTCGCTGCCATCATGAAACTTGACGCCCTGGCGCAGATAAAAGGTATAGCCAAGCCCGTCTTCGGAAATATCCCAGCGTTCGGCAAGGCCGGGAATGACGGAACCATCGGCGGCAAAACGGGTAAGCCCCTCGTAGATGTTGGAATAAACCACGTTGTCAATGGCCGCGGCGGCACCGCCTGTCGGGTCCAGATGCGGGGGTTCGAGCTGGCCGCCCACGGTGATTGTGGTTCTTTGCGCCCAAGCCGC
This genomic window contains:
- a CDS encoding ABC transporter substrate-binding protein yields the protein MFQKFLPLVAASMLALGAGAAWAQRTTITVGGQLEPPHLDPTGGAAAAIDNVVYSNIYEGLTRFAADGSVIPGLAERWDISEDGLGYTFYLRQGVKFHDGSDMNAADVVFSLDRARAEDSTNAQKGLFAAIASVEALDELTVQVTLSQPTGAFLFNMAWGDAVILPEEATEDQLKTAPNGTGAFVFGNWVQGDQITLNRNPNYWGTPAMLESATIKYISDPSAAYAALMAGDIDAFPVFPAPENLAQFAADPRFSVIVGSTEGETILAMNNAQPPLDNVLVREAIAHAIDRQAIIDGAMFGYGTPIGTHFAPHNPDYVDLTGMSNYDPERARALLAEAGLPDGFTTTLKLPPPSYARRGGEIIASQLREVGIQTEITNLEWAQWLEEVFNGKDFGLTIVSHTEPMDIGIYANPDYYFQYDNPDFQALMETLNATTDPAKRSAILQQAQEIIAADYVNGYLFQLAKTGVADARIRGLWENAPTQAIDLTGVYWEE